From Myxococcales bacterium:
ACAACCTTGCCGGAGCTCACGCTGCCTGAGACGACGTGATAGGTCAGGATCCCCTGAAGCTTCGCTTTGTTCTCGGGCTTGAGGAGGCTCTCGAGTGTGCCCGCGGGCAACTTCGCAAACGCCTCATCGGTCGGAGCGAAGACCGTGAAAGGTCCCGGTCCCTTTAGCGTGTCCACGAGGTCGGCGGCCTTGAGCGCCGCGGCGAGGGTCTTGAACGAGCCGGCCCCGACCGCGGTGTCGACGATGTCTGACTTGCTCGAAACGGTCGCCGCCGTGTTCGACGTCGGCTCAGCGTTGGACGCGCCCCCGCAGGCAGCGACGAGAAGGGAGAGAAGAACGGACGGAACGGTGAAGAACTTGTTCATGAGAGCCTCCGCGAAGGGTGTGCCGGGTCTCTGGGTTTTGTACAACTTTTGTCAACTCTAGTCGTCCTCATTTCTGCCAATAGTTGAGCTGTAGTTTCGCCTATTGGCGCCGTTGACTAGTTTTTGTGCAGTTCTATAGTCCACCCGTGGCTCGCCCCCCGAGAACGCCTCCGTCGCGCGGAGCCAGAGCGCCTGCCCGTACCGCCGCTTCCGACACGGCCGGCGAGCGCCAGGCGCGCTACTCCATCCGTGTCACGTCGAGGCTCACGGCGATTGAGCTCGGCACCCTGCGCATGTGGGAGAGGCGCTACGGTTTTCCTCGACCCGAGCGCACAGACGGGGGGAGCCGGGTCTACTCCGAGTCCGACGTCGAGGCCCTGAAGCTCATCACCAGGGCGCTGGAGCAGGGCTACCGTCCCGGCGAGATCGTCGGAAAGCCACGCGAAGAGCTCTTGAAGCTGGTCGCCGTCGCGTCGCACGTCCCTTCCCGCAGCGGGGGCTCAACGCCGACTGTCGCCACGCTCCTCGCCGCGCTTGGTGGAGACGAGCTCGCGCTGCTGCGCGCTCAGCTGCGCCAAGCCGCGTTGACGCTCGGACCCAAGCGCTTCCTCGTTGAGGTGGCGCATCCACTTTGCCTCCGGATCGGCGAGCTTTGGGCTGACGGAAAGCTCGAAGTGCGTCACGAGCACATGGTGAGCGAGTGCTTGTTCAGTCAGCTTCGCGTGCTGGCTTCTGCCTATGAGGATCGCCCGGGCGCTCCCCGCGTCTTGCTCGCCACGTTGCCAAACGAGCGTCACGGCCTCGGTCTCGCCATGGCCGAGACCTACCTGGCGGCGAGCCAGGTCACCCCCATTCTGCTCGGCGTAGACACGCCAGCGGAGCAAATCGTCAAGGCCGCACGCGGTCACGATGTCGACGCCGTCGGCCTCTTGATCACCCAAGCGTCGGACCTAAAGGCAGCGAGAGGCCACGTTCGGTGGATGCTGGAGGAGCTTCCGCGACGCGTGAGCGTTTGGCTTGGGGGCGCTGGCGGAGCCGAGCTGGGGCTCCGTGACGCGTCCGTTCGCATCGTTGGCACTTGGGGCGAAATGGACGAGGCCATCTCGATGCTGATGCGGAGGGCAACATGACCGACACGTGGCATCCGCTCCGCAGCGCAGCGCCCTATGGGCAAGCGGTCCACCCGTGAGAAGGAAACTCGAACGCGAGCAGTTCGTGCCGCGGCCGAGGGCCGAGGTCTTCCCATTCTTCGCCGACGCCGCGAACCCCGAAAGGCTTACGCCGACCTCCCTACGCTTCCAGATCGAGACGGCGCTCCCCATCGACATGCGCGCCGGCGCGCTCATCGACTACAAGATCGCGCTGTTCGGCATCGGTCTCCACTGGCGCACGCTCATCGAGGTCTTCGAGCCGGAAGTGCGCTTCGTGGACGTCCAGCTCAAGGGACCCTATCGCCTTTGGCGTCACACCCACGAGTTCATCGAGGCGCCCGGCGGGACCCTCCTGCGCGATTCCGTGGAATACGAGGTCCCCTTTGGCCCGCTGGGTGATCTTGCGCGGCTGCTCTTCGTCGACCGGCAGCTCGCTTCGATCTTCGCTTTCCGACAGAGGGCCATCGAAGCGATCTTTGGCTCCAGCGACCGCCGAGGCGATGCCTCATCGAGGCGGACCTCGGCAACCGGGCAGGCATGAGAAGCGTCGAACCAGGCGGCGTCGCGCGGCGTCCTCGCGAGGGAACTGGCCATTGCCAAATCGGAAAGCGTCCCCACGTTCACCTCGTGGCGGCGACGCGAACGACCCTGCACCTTGCGGCCATCGTTACGTTTGCCGCTGGGTGCGCCGCCGTGGGCAACGTCGAAGAGGCAAAGCACACAACGACCAGCCGCCACGGCGCCTTTGAGGTGCGTCACTACGGCCCGCGCGTCGTCGCGGAAACGCGCGTGTCGGGGACGTTCGGCGACGCGGGCAACGACGCCTTTCGGCGCCTCTTCGGCTACATCTCTGGGAAGAATCGGACGCAGACCAAGATCGCAATGACGGCCCCCGTCGCGCAGCGCGACGCGGAGCCAAGCAGCAAGATCGCAATGACCGCGCCCGTCGGCCAGCGGCTCGACGGCGACGCGTGGGTCATCTCGTTCACGATGCCCGACGGCGAGAGCCTCGCCACGCTCCCTGAGCCCGAGGACCCCCGCGTCGTCTTGCGCGCCATCGGCCCGCGCGACGTAGCGGTCGTTCGATTCAGCGGTCGATGGACCGACGCAAACATCGACAAGCAGACCAACGCGCTCCGCGAGTGGCTCCCGACGCAAGGGCTCGTGGCTGAAAGCCCTCCGGAGGTGAATCGCTACGATCCACCGTTCGTTCCCTGGTTCCTGCGTCGCAACGAGGTATGGCTGACGGTGACGAAGCCCCGCTAGTACCTCGACCTATCGATTTTGATGCGTCGAGTACGGAAAACGAGAACGAGACTCCGGGACACCAACCTGTGGAATCGACGCAGGTTCGAGTTCGCCCCTCGCTCGTCGCGGGGCGAGTCGAATTCAGAGTGTCGGGGTTAGGTCGGCGACTTTGGTGCGGCCGATGAGCTCTGAGCCGAGCGAGGCAGCTAGTAGCGGCCTATTGAGCGGCGGCGGCGGCGCCCCGCAGGTGATGGACAAGCAGGACGAGGTCGGCGCCCGGATCGGGGATCACCGAATGAGGGACCCCCGGCGCCAGCGTGACGAACTTTCCGGGATCGATGTGCACGCGCGCCGCGCCGAGCACCACGGTCCCGGCCCCCGATGCCGCTTGGATGATCGCCGGCACGGGAGTCGCGTGCTCCGGCAGGTCCACGCCGTTCCGGAGGCGGATCGCGACGATCTTCACGTGGCCCGCCTCGAAGAGAACGTTCACCTGACGGTCGGCGCCCGGCACGAGAGCGGCGGGGATGGCGAGGGCGCGGAAGGGTTCGCTCGCGCCCGCGGCAGGGCTCACTGGGCTGGGCGAGCCGCCATGGTGTGAGGTTGGCGCGTTCGGCTCCGGTCGAGACGATGCGCAACCGACGAGAAAAAGCGCGCTCAACATCGGCGCGATCGATAGGCGGGCCATTCGCGGGGTCTCCTTCGCTGCGCGTGCAAGGTAACGCGGTTCGAGAAGGCCGGAAAGGCGGCGCTCAACTTGCGACCGTGCATCGCTCGTGCACGGTGACGTCATGTCATGCGCCACAAGCCTCGCTGCCGAGCCACGACCGCGCCGTGACCACGTCGCGTCCATCCCGCGCCTCAACGAGCGTCAACGTGGAGCACATAGTTCTGGCTGCCGTTCGAGTCATATTCAGAGCAGCCGAAGGCGCTGGTGACTTGGAACCAGAGCGCAAGGTCTCCCGCGGCCGTGAGCGGCACGCGCACCGGGCTGGTCGCCGCCCCGCCGATGGGGTTGAAGCCGGCGACGTGAAACGGCCGCGGTGTCCCACCGTTCGACATGGCGAAGCCGGTGATGGTCCATGCCGGGAGCCCGTTGGGCAGGCCCCCGCGGCAAGCCGGCAATCGGGCCGGGTCGTAGGAGAGTTCGAGCAAGTCGCCCGCGACCAATGCGCCGGCAACCTGAACCGGTCCGCTCGGACCGAAGGTCGCGTGAGCGCGAACTTGGGGCGGCGTCGGCGCACCGCCCGACACAGAGAAATGAAAGTTCTGTCCGTAGTTCGAGTCGTACGCGGAGCATCCGTAACGGTCGCTAACCTGGAACCACATGGCGAGATCACCGCCCGTCGGAACGTCGACCACGGGCAACTCGGAGACGGAACCGCCGCGGGCGTTGTGGCCCGCCACGTGGAACGACTGAGCTTCGCCGCCGTTCAGGCTCGCGTACCCCGTGATGACCCAAGCCGGCGAGCCGTCGTTGAAGCCGCTGCGGCAGGAGGGTAGTCGCTCCGGCGCATATTGAATCCGCACGCGTGAGCCTGCCTTGAGGGGCGCGGAAGCCGACTCCTTGTGGCTTCCATCGAACGTGAGGGTCGCTTCCGGGGCACGACCAAGGGCGCCCTCGGCGACAGCCGACGCTCCGTCGTCACCGCCGCAGGCGACGAGGGGCACCCACGCCGCAAGGAAACATGCCAAGCGTCCTTTCCGCATACGCTCAGGAGTGCACGACGCAGGCCAGCGGGCACGGCGCACGATTCTTTGGTGTTGCCCACCGATGCGAGGCAACCTCGGGCAGCGCTTGACGCGCCCGATCCACCGTCTAGTGCCACCCTCGACGGCACAGCCCGCAAAACACCTCCCAACCCGGCGGGCGGTGGAGCTGGCGGGACCGCGGCCAAGCCCGGGTGCGAGCGCGCGTGTTGCCACGCAGGGTCGAGGTCCGAGTCACGGCCGCGTCGCTCCGAAGCGGGGCGCGGTCACCCGAGGCTCGCGAAGATGCGACTCTTCTTCGCACCGTCGCGTTCGACGAGGCGAGCGAAGTAGGGCTCGACCTCATCGCGCGCAAGGAGATCACAGCGGACCGCCAAGCGAAGGCTGTAGCCCGCGAGCACGTCGGCGACGGTGAACGCAGGGCCGACCAAGTAGCCCTCCTTGGGGAGCCGTTTCGCGAGGACGCCGAGCTTGAAGCGGAGCGCGCGCTCGTGCAGGTCGAAGTATTCGGGGCCGACGATGCCGGCCTTGCTGATGGCGGCTTCCACGAGCCTACCCTCGACGAGCTCGCCGAATGCGGAGAGCCAGAAGAGGTATGCGGCACGCTCGGGCTCGCCGCGACCAACCCAGAGCTTCGGCGTGTCGAAGGCCTCTGCGAGCACGTGGCAGATGGCCGTACTCTCGAGGTACGTCGCGCCGCGAAATACGACGGTCGGCACTTGAGCGAAAGCGTTCAGGTCCGTGTACGGAGGCGAACGGTGCGCTCCGAAGCCGACGGGGCGTTCGTCCACGTCGAGGCCGAGCTCGGCCGCCACCCAGCGCACCTTGCCGCTGCGATCGTTGTCACCGAAACCGTAGAGCGTGATCGACTCGGACATGGAGACCTCGCGATGGGCGCGAGGGTAGCTCATTTGGCGAGACGCGGGCGCGGGCGGACTCTCAGTGCTTCCCGCAGACAAGCGCGTAGTGCGTACCGAAGCCCTTCACGGGGTGCTTCACGAGCTTCGCGCGTGCGCGGCGAACGAAGGCGGGGCAGCGCGTGCAGTAGTAGTAGTCGTCCTTGTCGTAGTCGGACTCGCGCATGGGGCGGGCCTCGTGCCAAAACCTCCACATAGAGGTCTCGAGATCCCCGGGGAGGCCAGTGGTCAGCTTCTTGGCTCCGAGCCACTGGAAGAACGAGTCGAAGGCCTCGATCTTCGTCTCGCCGCGAAACTGCTCCGAGGGCAACTTGTCACCGACAGCCTTCATCCACGCTGTGTAGTGACCGGGCAGAGCGCCGAAGAGCTTCGTGTAGCGCGAGGCGTTCTTCTCGAAGGGCCCGAAGAATGTCTTCGCCTTCGCCTCGAGGCGCGCGCACGCGTCGCGTAGCGCCGCTTGGAGTTCGGCCGAGTCCTTCCAGTAAACGTCGGGCCCCAGCGAGGTTCCATCGTTGAGCGTGTGCTCTCGCTCGCCCATGGCGCCGGGCCCCGCGAACGAGGGGAAGAGGTTCACGCGAAACCATGACGCACCGTGGAGTCCTTTTTGAAAGACCACGTGTTCGACAACGGACTTGGACGGTCGCTCGAAGCGCACAAGGGGGCCGGAACCGCCCGTCGTGTCGAGAAAGCGGTACGCCGGGTGGAGCTCGCTCATGGTCGCTCGAACGACCGACGCGAAGGAGGGCGAGGCGACCTTCTTGGACCTCGCATTCGAGGAGGCGCCCTCGGCCACAGGCTTCGTCGGGACGCGCGTCTTCCGTGCGGGGGCCTTCGTCTTCGCTTTGCGGGTCGCCATCCCCGTCTATGTACCATACACGCGCCCCGACGACCTCAACGGGCGCCCACCCGCGCTCGGCGCAGCGCCGCGAGCTGACGCAGCGAGATCACGTGTCCGAAGACCGCCAGCGGCACGAAGAACGCGGGCAGCCACACGAAAGGCCACCGGGCCACGATGGTGTTGGGCACGCCGGGCCAATCGAGGTGGAGCGGCCCCGGTATCGACGTGATGGCGATGGCGACGATGTTGACGAGCAGCGCGAGCGACGCGAGGTTCCAAGCCAAAAGGGCGCGCGCGCCCCATGTGCCACGTGCGACCAAGAGGGCTACCAGCGGCGCCGTGAGGCCTACGAGCACGTCGAAGTTGCGACCCTCGAAGGTCATCTGCTTGGGGAGCTCGCCGGCGACGCAGAGCGCCCACAGACCCAG
This genomic window contains:
- a CDS encoding fasciclin domain-containing protein, with protein sequence MNKFFTVPSVLLSLLVAACGGASNAEPTSNTAATVSSKSDIVDTAVGAGSFKTLAAALKAADLVDTLKGPGPFTVFAPTDEAFAKLPAGTLESLLKPENKAKLQGILTYHVVSGSVSSGKVVALNAAKTVQGSDVKISQNAGAVMINGAKVVKADIACSNGVIHVVDAVLLPQ
- a CDS encoding MerR family transcriptional regulator; its protein translation is MARPPRTPPSRGARAPARTAASDTAGERQARYSIRVTSRLTAIELGTLRMWERRYGFPRPERTDGGSRVYSESDVEALKLITRALEQGYRPGEIVGKPREELLKLVAVASHVPSRSGGSTPTVATLLAALGGDELALLRAQLRQAALTLGPKRFLVEVAHPLCLRIGELWADGKLEVRHEHMVSECLFSQLRVLASAYEDRPGAPRVLLATLPNERHGLGLAMAETYLAASQVTPILLGVDTPAEQIVKAARGHDVDAVGLLITQASDLKAARGHVRWMLEELPRRVSVWLGGAGGAELGLRDASVRIVGTWGEMDEAISMLMRRAT
- a CDS encoding SRPBCC family protein, yielding MRRKLEREQFVPRPRAEVFPFFADAANPERLTPTSLRFQIETALPIDMRAGALIDYKIALFGIGLHWRTLIEVFEPEVRFVDVQLKGPYRLWRHTHEFIEAPGGTLLRDSVEYEVPFGPLGDLARLLFVDRQLASIFAFRQRAIEAIFGSSDRRGDASSRRTSATGQA
- a CDS encoding heme-binding protein, with the protein product MRSVEPGGVARRPREGTGHCQIGKRPHVHLVAATRTTLHLAAIVTFAAGCAAVGNVEEAKHTTTSRHGAFEVRHYGPRVVAETRVSGTFGDAGNDAFRRLFGYISGKNRTQTKIAMTAPVAQRDAEPSSKIAMTAPVGQRLDGDAWVISFTMPDGESLATLPEPEDPRVVLRAIGPRDVAVVRFSGRWTDANIDKQTNALREWLPTQGLVAESPPEVNRYDPPFVPWFLRRNEVWLTVTKPR
- a CDS encoding AraC family ligand binding domain-containing protein — protein: MSPAAGASEPFRALAIPAALVPGADRQVNVLFEAGHVKIVAIRLRNGVDLPEHATPVPAIIQAASGAGTVVLGAARVHIDPGKFVTLAPGVPHSVIPDPGADLVLLVHHLRGAAAAAQ
- a CDS encoding glutathione S-transferase family protein — translated: MSESITLYGFGDNDRSGKVRWVAAELGLDVDERPVGFGAHRSPPYTDLNAFAQVPTVVFRGATYLESTAICHVLAEAFDTPKLWVGRGEPERAAYLFWLSAFGELVEGRLVEAAISKAGIVGPEYFDLHERALRFKLGVLAKRLPKEGYLVGPAFTVADVLAGYSLRLAVRCDLLARDEVEPYFARLVERDGAKKSRIFASLG